The genomic window TACCCCACCATCCTGCCCACTATCCCGCCGCACTCACCCTCCACCACCTTGTGGTAGGCAAAATGCAGGTAGAGCAGGAAGAGCATGTGCAGGGCGGCCAAGGTGCCGCAGAGCAACAGACGCTGTGTAGGGCCCACAGTCCGCGACACCAGCACAGCCACCTAGGGGTGCAGGGACACGGCTCTGAGGAACCGCCTCCAGTGAGAGTGGATACCTGCCCCTAGGGCCACAGGGCCACAGGTTCGCAGGAGCGTGTCCGGCTAGCGGGGACACCTGCCCATGGGAGCATTCGGCTGCTCCCTCCCATTCAGAGCTCGCCGGGGGGTGcgcccagccctggcaccccccTGCCCCGCTTACCATGCGCAGGGTGGACAGTCCGCCCACCAACAGCCAGAAGAGGTAGAAGAGGGCGTGGAGGTGGATGTTATAGGTGATGAACAGGACAATGCAGTGTCCGAAGAGGCCATAGCCCTGGAAGGAGAAGGGGTGAGGCAGGTCACTCGGCTGGACTGGCTTCTGGATCACAATGGGGACCTTGGCCAGCACGCCCCCACTTCCAGGTCACAGGTACAGAACCAGGCCTGGCTCCTCTTGTAAGACCCCCCTCGCCCACCCCCATGGCCAACTCCTCACCAGCAGGGCGAGCATCTGGAGCATGGTGATCTGGGCATTGCACAGGTAGGCGAGAAAGTAAATGAAGGACGACACGCCCAGCCAGTAGCCGAAGCAGGTGCCAATGGCTGTGCCCATGAGGGTCCCTTCCCGCTGCAGGGGAAGGTTTGGCTCagttccagccccagggcccgccTCACTCTGCCATGGCCTTTGTGGGCAGCTTTCCACTTGGTCCCCCCGACTCCCTCCCCAATTCTGTCCTGCTTACGATGATAGTGTCAGACGTCTTCATTCCGTGGAGAAGGATGGCGACCAACGTGAACACCAGCATGAGAGGGCCGTACAGCTCACCTGCAATTTTCTGTCAACAGACCAACTCCCTCAGGCTGGGGCATACTGATGCCTTCCCGgggcccggggggcagggggaagcagGATGCCTTCTGCCCAGGAGCCGCCCCTGCTCACCTGGGGGAAGTTGACCATCTTGACAGGGATCATGGACTCTAGGAGCCTGTGAGAGGAGAGGAACTGAGATGAGAGCACTAGGCTAGGAGGTCCGGAGGGGCCCATGCTGATTTCTCTCTAGCTCCAGAGGCCGTGCTGGCTGAGAGGATGGAGAGGCTGAGGCAGGAAATGCAATGCTCTGCCAAGGCTAGTTCTCAGGCTGAGCTGACAGAGGCAGCGGCAGCTCACAGaccctgctgggccctggggacaggcTGAGAACTCTGCCTGTTGGCCCTGGGACCTTGCAGCCACAAGTGCACCTCAGTAGGGAGTGCCTGGAGCCCAGAGCTGGCCGGTGAAAGCTGGCATGGTTCAGAGGAAAGCTCATACTTGAGGGAACCGTTGTGCCTCTTGCCTCTTCTGGTCTCAAGCACTGCTAAATGTCCACTTGGAAAGTATGCTTGTGGGgctagagagtacagtggggtagggtgcttgccttgcatgcagtctgcccagatttgatctctgtgcaccaccaggaacaacccctgagcactgccaggtgtggcccgcaaacaaaaaccaaaacaatgtttGAGGTGGCATGACAATTCCAGACAGAAATACAGAAGGAATAAAAATACCAGGCACCACCCcagcctttcccccccccccgccctagtGGTGGCAgcagtttgggccataccagacAGGGCTCATGCTGAGGTCGAGAAgtcaatcctggtagtgctctgccAGCAGtgaatcccctccccaccccccagccctgtgaCAGGAGCAGCTCAGGGCATCCTGAGCGACACTAGGTGTGCCTCCCCTAaacacccccgccacccccaaatcaacaaatttaaaaaagacaaaacagtgGCCTGCTTCTAAGGAGACAAGCCcagagccaccccccacccccacccccacccccttggggCAGCTCTCCAAGTGATTTGGCCAAGACCCCTttgtcagaaaaacaaaacaaaacaaaaagttgctCAGTGCACCCTGGAAATTTATCTTCCTTAGATAAACAAACAGCATCTTCCTCCCCCCAACTGCACCTGACACTACTAGcaccacgggggggggggaggggggggcttgCTCCCCCTaaccctgggggtggggaagggggcaaaGGAAGTGACCTGAAAGCTGGTGGAAGGGGAGGGTGCTgggctggtggagggagggagagtgtcaCACACAGCAAGGTGTCTGGCAGCGCTAAGGGGTTTGTGTGGCTCGGGTAGGGGTGCATCAAGGAGGGCAGGTGGAGGCCTGGTAGCTCCTGATCATTTGGATGGAGGGGCTGTAAAGCAGCTTTGGTCTGGGCGAGCAAGCTCACCTGCTCCGCACCTGGGCCGGCTCCACGTCAAAGTAGGGTCTCAGGATGTCGATGTTGGCGTAGAGGCTGAAGGCCCGGGACGCTTGTCTCTTTCCTGCCTGCCACATCTGCAGAGAACGGCGGCGGGGTGAGCAGGGTCCGCGCGACCGCTGGCCACCTGGCCGCTGCTGCTTTTCTGTGGGGTTGCTACATGGTTCCAAAGGGATCACTCGGGGTGAACCTTGAGAACTTTGCACTCCAGAACCCGAGGCCCGCCCCGAGGTAGGTCCCCGCCACTTGCTGACCTGGTCGGCCACCTGCCGGCTCAGCTGCCCCTTAAAGCCCTTCATGCCCAGGAACTCGCCGTCCTCCTCGTCCGCAGCGGCCGCGTCGACATCGACTTCTTCCTCCCGCAGGCGCTGGTGGAGCTCCCCCATGTCTTCGAAGCTGGAGCCGGAGGTGTCGTCCATGTTCTCCATGTCGATCACGGCGGAGCCCCCGCCCTGTGCGGACAGCGGCTGCTGGGGCGCGGACCCTTTCAGCACCACCCTGCAGTCCTCCGCCCGCCACGGGGGACGTGGCTGAACACGCCCACACAGCAAGTCCCtgtgtgccccgcccccccgctaTCGGGAGCACTGCACGGGAGTCCTGGCTATTCTGCGCTTTGGGAATCTACTCCAGACAGCTTACATCTCGAAGGCCCCCCTCTCCGCCGAGCTCGCAGTGCTCAACAGAGGCGGGCGAATCCCACCACCGCGGGGCCCGACAGCCCTCGAACCCGTGCCGCACGCTGGAGGGGGTCGAGCCCGGGGCCCGCAGCAAGCTGGACCGCCCAGCCGAGCACGAAACCGGGAGTCTTCTGTGTGCACTGAGACCCAAAGGAGTGGCCAAGTGCTGCAGTCGGGGCGGCCTCCCCGGATCCGCGGGCCAGGGCCATTACCTGGATGTTTTCCTCGAACCCGCCCCATTCCGGGCCGGCTCCGTTTCGGGCGCCGCCCGTCGGCGCCACCGGTGTCGCCATGTCCCGCGAGGACTCCCGTCGCGGGGCCCGTGCAGGTTCCGCACGCGAGAGGGGCGTGGGGACACGCGGGCCTGCGGGGGGAAGGCGCCCAGCGGCGGACACAGGTGGGACGAACCGGAACGCCAGAACCCGAGACCCGGATGTTTAGCCCGCACGGGCTCCCGGAAGCCGGGGacgtgggcaggggcggggccagatCTCGCGATACTTTAGCCCCCAGGCGGCGGGGCGTTACCACGGAGACGGAGGCGGGCCTCACTCGGATAGGGGCGGGGCCAAATCTCGCGATACTTTAGCCGCCCTGGCAGCGGCGCGTTGCCACGGAGACAGTCGAGCCGCCGCAACAGACTCCCGTTCGCTGCCGTAGTCACGTGGACGGGGAAAGATGGCGGCGGCCCAGGCGGTGGAAGAGATGCGGAGCCGCGTGGTTCTGGGGGAGTTTGGAGTTCGCAATGTGAGCCTCGTGGCCGTGCGTGAGGGAGACGCGGGAGCGgagcgggggcgcggcggggcgggcccgGGTTTGCTCTCGCTGCCACTGCCCGGGCAGACTGGTCCCTGTGCTGCAGGTTCATACCACCGACTTCCCCGGGAACTACTCGGGCTACGATGATGCCTGGGACCAGGAGCGCTTCGAGAAGGTGAGTGGAGCTGGAGGCGAATGGAGGAGACGAGTAGCCCGTGGCCCTGGGGTTTGTTCCCGTCTGCCCGGGACCCGCCCGGCGTTGGAGGGCAGTCAGGGCTGAGGGCGGCGCGTGGTGCCCCGCAGAGGGAAGAGGATGCCGGTATCGGGGTTTACTGAGGAACTGCACCCGAATTCGTGCCGAGCCTTCCAAAGCCCAAGCCTGCGAATGGCGAGGAG from Sorex araneus isolate mSorAra2 chromosome 4, mSorAra2.pri, whole genome shotgun sequence includes these protein-coding regions:
- the YIPF3 gene encoding protein YIPF3, giving the protein MATPVAPTGGARNGAGPEWGGFEENIQGGGSAVIDMENMDDTSGSSFEDMGELHQRLREEEVDVDAAAADEEDGEFLGMKGFKGQLSRQVADQMWQAGKRQASRAFSLYANIDILRPYFDVEPAQVRSRLLESMIPVKMVNFPQKIAGELYGPLMLVFTLVAILLHGMKTSDTIIREGTLMGTAIGTCFGYWLGVSSFIYFLAYLCNAQITMLQMLALLGYGLFGHCIVLFITYNIHLHALFYLFWLLVGGLSTLRMVAVLVSRTVGPTQRLLLCGTLAALHMLFLLYLHFAYHKVVEGILDTLEGPNIQPMQRIPRDIPAALPAVRLPAVVLNTTARAVAATLLAH